The following proteins are encoded in a genomic region of Patagioenas fasciata isolate bPatFas1 chromosome 26, bPatFas1.hap1, whole genome shotgun sequence:
- the LOC136112307 gene encoding interleukin-36 receptor antagonist protein-like isoform X2, translating to MFRVPRAATRGCSRDQGPWGHLRQSQLLRDPPGIMVGTGDAAESVVDPDMVALFDDFLGGVLAGPAIPSTESHVVAQPYHYLVRDTEQKGLCLHDGRLVATSFQGANAAQEEPISVVPNPSLERQRCPLIVGIRGGSQALSCGTGPEPQLKLEEVGLLDLFSRPADATPYTFYKTFGGTTHTFESAAFPGLFLSTSPGPALGLAAPPAVTAFYLRRK from the exons ATGTTCCGCGTGCCCAGAGCTGCCACCAG GGGCTGCAGCAGGGACCAAGGTCCCTGGGGGCATCTGAGGCAGTCACAGCTCCTTAGGGACCCTCCTGGCATCATGGTGGGAACAGGGGACGCAGCAGAGTCTGTCGTCGACCCCGATATGGTGGCCTTGTTCGATGACTTCCTGGGGGGAG TGCTTGCAGGACCCGCCATCCCCTCGACCGAATCCCACGTGGTGGCCCAGCCCTACCACTACCTGGTGAGGGACACGGAGCAGAAGGGACTTTGCCTCCATGACGGTCGCCTGGTGGCCACCAGCTTCCAGGGTGCCAATGCTGCCCAAGAAG AACCCATCAGCGTGGTACCCAACCCCAGCCTGGAGCGTCAGCGTTGTCCCCTCATCGTGGGCATCCGTGGTGGCAGCCAGGCCCTGTCGTGTGGCACTGGCCCCGAGCCCCAGCTCAAGctggag GAGGTGGGGCTGCTGGACCTGTTCTCACGGCCGGCTGACGCCACCCCCTACACCTTCTACAAGACCTTTGGTGGCACCACACACACCTTCGAGTCGGCCGCCTTCCCCGGGCTGTTCCTCAGCACGTCCCCAGGCCCCGCGCTGGGCCTGGCCGCCCCCCCAGCCGTCACCGCCTTCTACCTGCGCCGCAAGTGA
- the LOC136112307 gene encoding interleukin-36 receptor antagonist protein-like isoform X1, translating into MFRVPRAATRGCSRDQGPWGHLRQSQLLRDPPGIMVGTGDAAESVVDPDMVALFDDFLGGAVLAGPAIPSTESHVVAQPYHYLVRDTEQKGLCLHDGRLVATSFQGANAAQEEPISVVPNPSLERQRCPLIVGIRGGSQALSCGTGPEPQLKLEEVGLLDLFSRPADATPYTFYKTFGGTTHTFESAAFPGLFLSTSPGPALGLAAPPAVTAFYLRRK; encoded by the exons ATGTTCCGCGTGCCCAGAGCTGCCACCAG GGGCTGCAGCAGGGACCAAGGTCCCTGGGGGCATCTGAGGCAGTCACAGCTCCTTAGGGACCCTCCTGGCATCATGGTGGGAACAGGGGACGCAGCAGAGTCTGTCGTCGACCCCGATATGGTGGCCTTGTTCGATGACTTCCTGGGGGGAG CAGTGCTTGCAGGACCCGCCATCCCCTCGACCGAATCCCACGTGGTGGCCCAGCCCTACCACTACCTGGTGAGGGACACGGAGCAGAAGGGACTTTGCCTCCATGACGGTCGCCTGGTGGCCACCAGCTTCCAGGGTGCCAATGCTGCCCAAGAAG AACCCATCAGCGTGGTACCCAACCCCAGCCTGGAGCGTCAGCGTTGTCCCCTCATCGTGGGCATCCGTGGTGGCAGCCAGGCCCTGTCGTGTGGCACTGGCCCCGAGCCCCAGCTCAAGctggag GAGGTGGGGCTGCTGGACCTGTTCTCACGGCCGGCTGACGCCACCCCCTACACCTTCTACAAGACCTTTGGTGGCACCACACACACCTTCGAGTCGGCCGCCTTCCCCGGGCTGTTCCTCAGCACGTCCCCAGGCCCCGCGCTGGGCCTGGCCGCCCCCCCAGCCGTCACCGCCTTCTACCTGCGCCGCAAGTGA
- the LOC136112214 gene encoding interleukin-1 receptor antagonist protein-like isoform X2, which yields MEAEDFTPQTKVFQYRIWDINQKSLYLRNDQLVAGHLQGANAALEEKVFWVPNRAFEPARLPIILGIQNGTRCLASPPASQPTLQLQAVDIRALPRDSATSAAFTFFRSYKDGLWRFESAANPGWFLCTAARGHQPLGLSQVPDATHLLDFYFQLC from the exons atgg AGGCTGAAGACTTCACCCCGCAGACCAAAGTCTTCCAGTATCG GATTTGGGACATCAACCAGAAGTCACTTTACCTGCGCAATGACCAGCTAGTGGCCGGGCACCTGCAGGGGGCAAACGCGGCGCTCGAgg AGAAGGTGTTTTGGGTGCCCAACCGCGCCTTCGAGCCCGCCCGGCTCCCCATCATCCTGGGCATCCAGAACGGGACGCGCTGCCTGGCCAGTCCCCCTGCCAGCCAGCCCACCCTGCAGCTGCAG gccgTGGACATCCGGGCACTGCCCCGCGACAGTGCCACCTCGGCCGCCTTCACCTTCTTCCGCTCCTACAAGGACGGGCTCTGGCGCTTCGAGTCGGCCGCCAACCCCGGCTGGTTCCTCTGCACCGCGGCCCGTGGCCACCAGCCCCTGGGGCTGTCCCAGGTCCCCGACGCCACCCACCTGCTCGACTTCTACTTCCAGCTCTGCTGA
- the LOC136112214 gene encoding interleukin-36 receptor antagonist protein-like isoform X1, whose product MACRPALTLALLFLCAEAEDFTPQTKVFQYRIWDINQKSLYLRNDQLVAGHLQGANAALEEKVFWVPNRAFEPARLPIILGIQNGTRCLASPPASQPTLQLQAVDIRALPRDSATSAAFTFFRSYKDGLWRFESAANPGWFLCTAARGHQPLGLSQVPDATHLLDFYFQLC is encoded by the exons ATGGCGTGCCGGCCCGCGCTCACCCTCGCCCTCCTCTTCCTTTGTGCAGAGGCTGAAGACTTCACCCCGCAGACCAAAGTCTTCCAGTATCG GATTTGGGACATCAACCAGAAGTCACTTTACCTGCGCAATGACCAGCTAGTGGCCGGGCACCTGCAGGGGGCAAACGCGGCGCTCGAgg AGAAGGTGTTTTGGGTGCCCAACCGCGCCTTCGAGCCCGCCCGGCTCCCCATCATCCTGGGCATCCAGAACGGGACGCGCTGCCTGGCCAGTCCCCCTGCCAGCCAGCCCACCCTGCAGCTGCAG gccgTGGACATCCGGGCACTGCCCCGCGACAGTGCCACCTCGGCCGCCTTCACCTTCTTCCGCTCCTACAAGGACGGGCTCTGGCGCTTCGAGTCGGCCGCCAACCCCGGCTGGTTCCTCTGCACCGCGGCCCGTGGCCACCAGCCCCTGGGGCTGTCCCAGGTCCCCGACGCCACCCACCTGCTCGACTTCTACTTCCAGCTCTGCTGA
- the TMED4 gene encoding transmembrane emp24 domain-containing protein 4: protein MAGGGAVRAAVAALLLAAWSAHGLYFHIGETEKRCFIEEIPDETMVIGNYRTQLWDKQSESFLPSTPGLGMHVEVKDPDGKVVLSRQYGSEGRFTFTSHTPGEHQICLHSNSTRMALFAGGKLRVHLDIQVGEHTNNYPEIAAKDKLTELQLRARQLLDQVEQIQKEQNYQRYREERFRMTSESTNQRVLWWSIAQTIILILTGVWQMRHLKSFFEAKKLV from the exons ATGGCGGGCGGCGGGGCTGTGCGGGCCGCGGTGGccgcgctgctgctggcggcCTGGAGCGCACACGGGCTCTATTTCCACATTGGCGAGACCGAGAAGCGCTGCTTCATCGAGGAGATCCCGGACGAGACCATGGTCATCG GGAACTACCGGACACAACTGTGGGACAAACAGTCGGAGTCATTCCTGCCGTCCACCCCCGGACTGGGCATGCACGTGGAGGTGAAGGACCCTGACGGAAAG GTGGTCCTGTCGCGCCAGTACGGCTCGGAGGGACGTTTCACCTTCACCTCCCACACGCCAGGCGAACACCAAATCTGCCTCCACTCCAACTCCACTCGCATGGCGCTCTTTGCCGGCGGCAAACTG CGGGTGCACCTGGACATCCAGGTGGGCGAACACACCAACAACTACCCCGAAATCGCTGCCAAGGACAAGCTGACGGAGCTGCAGCTCCGCGCCCGGCAGCTCCTCGACCAGGTCGAGCAGATCCAGAAGGAGCAGAACTACCAGAGG TACCGAGAGGAGCGTTTCCGCATGACGAGCGAGAGCACTAACCAGCGCGTGCTCTGGTGGTCCATCGCCCAGaccatcatcctcatcctcaccggCGTCTGGCAGATGCGGCACCTCAAGAGCTTCTTCGAGGCCAAGAAGCTGGTGTAG